In one window of Bradysia coprophila strain Holo2 chromosome IV unlocalized genomic scaffold, BU_Bcop_v1 contig_106, whole genome shotgun sequence DNA:
- the LOC119070676 gene encoding uncharacterized protein LOC119070676: MKILCVIAAVVASTSALTLNCEFRDVNWLAIGPNYQCYSEAFDVDSTQTVTAVSGNHVENKTAEDVYSIHVDNCTNLSYIPKGLLAVFPNLRGIYLEGCAVASLNGTELDEYPRLTVFAVEFSPLGYVPGDLFAHTPDMVLISFAENNITEVGRNLLDGLNDLSQVYFEHNICIDHNAPTPEEIPGLIAVLEADCSSETTDTTTDTTTDTATDTTTDITTTTTTDATTTVSSSANERLKSAVLLCLLCSGFVCIRKYFLIN; encoded by the exons ATGAAAATACTGTGTGTAATAGCCGCAGTTGTCGCTTCGACATCAGCACTCACCCTGAACTGCGAATTTAGAGACGTTAATTGGCTTGCGATCGGACCGAATTACCAGTGTTACAGCGAAGCCTTTGACGTTGACTCAACGCAGACAGTGACGGCTGTGTCAGGAAACCATGTAGAGAATAAAACTGCTGAGGATGTCTACTCGATTCACGTCGACAACTGTACCAATCTGTCCTACATTCCGAAAGGGCTCTTGGCCGTATTTCCAAATCTTCGGGGAATTTATTTAGAAGGTTGTGCGGTAGCGTCGCTCAACGGAACTGAATTGGATGAATATCCTCGGTTAACGGTATTCGCGGTGGAGTTTAGTCCGCTTGGTTATGTTCCGGGAGATCTGTTTGCACACACTCCGGATATGGTGCTCATAAGCTTCGCCGAAAATAACATAACCGAAGTCGGCAGAAATTTGTTGGACGGTCTAAACGATCTATCACAAGTCTACTTTGAGCACAATATTTGCATTGACCATAATGCCCCAACACCTGAAGAAATTCCAGGTTTAATTGCAGTGTTGGAAGCTGACTGTTCGAGTGAGACTACGGATACTACAACAGATACGACTACGGATACTGCTACAGATACGACTACGGATAT tactactactactactacagATGCGACGACGACCGTGAGTTCTAGTGCGAATGAAAGACTAAAGTCTGCTGTTTTATTGTGTTTGTTATGCAGTGGTTTTGTATGtatccgaaaatattttttgatcaattAA
- the LOC119070677 gene encoding uncharacterized protein LOC119070677, producing the protein MNSLYIACTAVLLLQCISIAISCASPSCSCQCDKDPPLKLIFQIVEHFKEVQGCGRKFTTSHSVSDDGVRLISYHAELRQNESSTELCDCIHGYLSQKDWLDGSTKSCCVKKNIATMTIEGEPDPAFDNISTDNPLEQLERIFAQFKYGEFQNHHCRKSTTEDEDGKIHFYVECDLRPDSPSKEELCTGIEQYLNQDSWLGELTSTSKIDGNVLYMELTAKDG; encoded by the exons ATGAATTCACTTTACATCGCTTGCACTGCAGTACTGCTGCTGCAATGCATTTCGATAGCCATTAGTTGTGCGAGTCCGTCGTGTTCATGTCAATGCGATAAAGATCCACCATTAAAGCTCATATTTCAAATAGTCGAACACTTTAAAGAAGTTCAGGGTTGTGGTCGCAAATTTACTACCAGTCACAGTGTATCCGACGATGGTGTCAGACTAATAAGCTACCATGCTGAATTAAGGCAGAATGAATCATCAA CTGAACTATGTGACTGTATCCATGGCTACTTGAGTCAAAAGGACTGGTTGGATGGTTCAACAAAATCGTGCTGTGTGAAGAAAAACATAGCGACAATGACAATTGAGGGAGAACCTGATCCAGCATTTGACAATATCAGCACGGATAATCCGTTGGAACAACTTGAAAGAATTTTCGCCCAATTTAAATATGGTGAATTCCAAAATCACCATTGCCGGAAGAGTACTACTGAAGATGAGGATGGCAAGATTCATTTCTATGTAGAATGCGATCTACGTCCGGACTCGCCGAGCAAAG AGGAATTGTGCACCGGAATCGAGCAATATCTAAATCAAGATAGTTGGTTGGGAGAATTGACCTCTACATCTAAAATTGACGGAAATGTTCTGTATATGGAACTGACGGCAAAAGATGGGTAG